The following are encoded together in the Actinoplanes sp. N902-109 genome:
- a CDS encoding dioxygenase: MTDPDLPYGQQAHEAELVARVLASFAGTPDARLRQIMQSLVTHLHAFLRDVRPSEQEWQHAIDFLTAAGHITDDRRQEFILLSDTLGASMQTIAINNQAYGDATEATVFGPFFVDGSPAIDQGGDIAGGATGQPCWVEGSVRDTTGAPVPGARIEVWEADEDGFYDVQYPDERTAARGHLSTDDNGEFRFWAITPTPYPIPADGPVGAMLAATARSPMRAAHLHFMVTAPALRTLVTHIFVAGDPLLAGDSVFGVKQSLVKDFIEQPAGTPAPDGRDLAGRTWSRTRFDIVLAPASPSDG, encoded by the coding sequence ATGACCGACCCCGATCTTCCGTACGGTCAGCAAGCGCACGAAGCAGAACTGGTGGCCCGGGTCCTCGCCTCCTTCGCCGGCACCCCCGATGCCCGGCTGCGGCAGATCATGCAGTCGCTGGTCACCCACCTGCACGCCTTCCTCCGCGACGTACGGCCCAGCGAGCAGGAATGGCAGCACGCCATCGACTTCCTCACCGCCGCCGGGCACATCACCGACGACCGCCGCCAGGAGTTCATCCTGCTCTCCGACACCCTCGGCGCCTCGATGCAGACCATCGCCATCAACAACCAGGCGTACGGCGACGCCACCGAGGCCACGGTGTTCGGCCCCTTCTTCGTCGACGGCTCGCCCGCCATCGACCAGGGCGGCGACATCGCCGGCGGCGCCACCGGGCAACCCTGCTGGGTCGAGGGCAGCGTCCGCGACACCACCGGCGCCCCCGTCCCCGGCGCCCGCATAGAGGTGTGGGAGGCCGACGAGGACGGCTTCTACGACGTGCAGTACCCCGACGAACGCACCGCCGCCCGTGGCCACCTCAGCACCGACGACAACGGCGAGTTCCGGTTCTGGGCGATCACCCCCACGCCGTACCCCATCCCGGCGGACGGCCCAGTGGGCGCCATGCTCGCCGCCACCGCCCGCTCCCCGATGCGAGCGGCCCACCTGCACTTCATGGTGACGGCCCCCGCCCTGCGCACCCTGGTCACCCACATCTTCGTGGCCGGCGACCCGCTCCTGGCCGGCGACAGCGTCTTCGGGGTGAAGCAGTCGCTGGTGAAAGACTTCATCGAGCAGCCCGCCGGCACCCCCGCCCCGGACGGCCGCGACCTCGCCGGCCGCACCTGGTCCCGCACCCGCTTCGACATCGTCCTCGCCCCGGCCTCGCCATCGGACGGGTGA
- a CDS encoding maleylacetate reductase → MRFQHETLGQRIVFAPGGAGEAVAQEVARLGATRVMTIGTRAGTLTAGLPVVHRHDEVVMHVPVPVAARARAAAAACAADVLVSIGGGSATGLAKAVALTTGLPIVAVPTTYAGSEATDVWGHTEAGHKTTGLHPAVLPRAVVYDATLTVSLPVGLSVASGLNALAHCVDSMWAPRTDPIDMALAAEGIRALTTGLPLVADDPAGLPGREQALYGAYLSAVAFASAGSGLHHKICHVLGGRFDLPHAQTHAVVLAHVLALNAPAAPAAAARIAAAFGSDAALAGLQSLRQRLDAPRALRDLGLREDQLPAAVAAILPVVPPGNPAPVTAAVLHRLLHDAWEGTDPR, encoded by the coding sequence CGGGTGATGACGATCGGCACCCGGGCCGGGACGCTGACCGCCGGGCTGCCCGTGGTGCACCGGCACGACGAGGTCGTCATGCACGTGCCGGTCCCGGTGGCCGCCCGCGCCCGCGCCGCCGCAGCCGCCTGCGCCGCCGACGTCCTGGTCAGCATCGGCGGCGGATCGGCCACCGGACTGGCCAAGGCCGTCGCCCTGACCACCGGGCTGCCGATCGTCGCGGTGCCGACCACCTACGCCGGATCCGAGGCCACCGACGTCTGGGGCCATACCGAAGCCGGGCACAAGACCACCGGCTTGCATCCCGCGGTGCTGCCGCGGGCCGTGGTCTACGACGCGACGCTGACGGTGTCGCTGCCGGTCGGCCTGAGCGTCGCCTCCGGGCTCAACGCGCTGGCGCACTGCGTGGACTCGATGTGGGCTCCCCGGACCGACCCCATCGACATGGCCCTGGCCGCCGAGGGTATCCGGGCTTTGACCACCGGTCTGCCCCTGGTCGCCGACGACCCCGCCGGGCTGCCCGGCCGCGAACAGGCGCTGTACGGCGCGTACCTGTCGGCCGTGGCGTTCGCCTCCGCCGGATCCGGGCTGCACCACAAGATCTGCCACGTGCTCGGCGGTCGCTTCGACCTCCCGCACGCGCAGACCCACGCCGTCGTGCTGGCCCACGTGCTCGCCCTCAACGCCCCCGCCGCGCCCGCAGCCGCCGCCCGTATCGCCGCGGCCTTCGGGTCCGACGCCGCGCTTGCCGGCCTGCAATCCTTGCGGCAACGCCTCGATGCGCCCCGGGCCCTGCGCGACCTCGGGCTCCGCGAGGACCAGCTCCCCGCCGCAGTGGCGGCCATCCTGCCGGTCGTCCCGCCCGGCAACCCCGCCCCGGTCACCGCGGCCGTGCTGCACCGCCTGCTTCACGACGCCTGGGAAGGAACCGACCCCCGATGA